In the genome of Flavobacteriales bacterium, one region contains:
- a CDS encoding cytochrome c oxidase subunit 3: protein MSGEVSQAIDPKVLWGGGRSPFSMSYGKMMMWFFLISDALTFGGLLTALGYMRHRFGDVWPKSEEVFYHFPFAGHTHLPLLYVAMMTFILIVSSVTMVLAVEAGHRMDKKKVTLWLALTVVGGFFFLGSQVWEWANYIKGSEHGALKIERPVQLGEVYVPNGTVVQWADETKDAVTLPYRDADGERIKVTGAEAQTLIASGREIHGANLTENEYGLPQYADFFFFVTGFHGFHVFSGVVINIIILIGVAMGTYHKRGHYEMVEKTGLYWHFVDLVWVFVFTFYYLL from the coding sequence ATGTCAGGAGAAGTTTCACAAGCAATTGACCCGAAAGTATTATGGGGCGGAGGCCGGTCGCCATTCAGCATGAGCTATGGCAAAATGATGATGTGGTTCTTCCTCATCTCGGATGCATTGACCTTCGGCGGTCTGTTAACAGCCCTGGGTTACATGCGGCATCGTTTCGGAGATGTATGGCCGAAGAGTGAAGAAGTATTCTATCACTTTCCTTTTGCAGGGCACACACACCTGCCTCTGTTGTATGTGGCGATGATGACCTTCATCCTGATTGTGAGTTCCGTGACAATGGTGTTGGCGGTAGAAGCCGGTCACCGCATGGACAAGAAAAAAGTAACGCTATGGCTGGCACTGACCGTCGTAGGAGGTTTCTTCTTCCTGGGGTCTCAGGTATGGGAGTGGGCCAACTACATCAAAGGCAGCGAGCATGGTGCATTGAAAATCGAACGTCCGGTGCAACTCGGAGAAGTATATGTTCCCAACGGAACAGTGGTTCAATGGGCCGACGAAACCAAAGACGCAGTAACACTTCCTTATCGTGATGCCGATGGCGAACGCATCAAAGTTACCGGTGCGGAAGCACAAACTTTGATTGCCAGCGGACGTGAGATTCATGGGGCCAACCTGACCGAGAACGAATACGGTTTGCCCCAGTATGCCGACTTCTTCTTCTTTGTAACCGGTTTCCACGGTTTCCACGTATTCAGCGGTGTGGTCATCAACATCATCATCCTGATTGGCGTGGCCATGGGTACCTACCACAAACGTGGTCATTATGAAATGGTGGAGAAGACAGGTCTGTACTGGCACTTTGTGGACCTTGTATGGGTGTTCGTATTCACCTTCTATTACCTGCTGTAA
- a CDS encoding cytochrome C oxidase subunit IV family protein — protein MERDDIIEYSLDAHHSEEAGVQIRKKIWKVTAILTLVTVIEVLLGVYYAEMHWLSWTAVKLIFIGLTVVKAGYIVMVFMHLGDERKSIRMVILMPYVLFILYLIFICLTESTHVHLLDSLYR, from the coding sequence ATGGAAAGAGACGATATCATAGAATACTCGCTGGACGCACATCACAGTGAAGAAGCGGGTGTACAGATCCGGAAAAAGATCTGGAAAGTGACAGCCATCCTGACGCTGGTAACTGTCATTGAAGTATTGCTGGGCGTTTATTATGCGGAAATGCACTGGTTGTCATGGACAGCCGTGAAGCTGATCTTCATCGGCCTTACCGTGGTCAAGGCCGGTTACATTGTGATGGTGTTCATGCACCTGGGTGATGAACGGAAAAGCATTCGCATGGTGATCCTCATGCCGTACGTCCTCTTCATTCTGTATCTCATTTTTATCTGCTTAACCGAATCTACCCACGTGCACCTGCTGGACAGTCTGTACCGCTAA
- the metH gene encoding methionine synthase encodes MSLHPDYKGTYQYKWQNIPYLTLSGMEAVTITPQSNFVNVGERTNVTGSRKFLRLIQENNYEAALEVAREQVEGGAQVIDINMDEGMIDGVKAMVRFLNLVAAEPDIARVPVMLDSSRWEIIEAGLQCLQGKGIVNSISLKEGEDKFKQQARIIRRYGAAVIVMAFDEKGQADSYERRVEICERSYRILVDEVGFPPQDVIFDPNIFPVATGMEEHRRNALDFFQATRWIRENLPGAHVSGGVSNVSFSFRGNDTVREAMHSAFLYHAIREGMDMGIVNPSMLMVYDDIPRDLLEKVEDVLLDRREDATERLLEFAETVKNDGARKQEKDLSWREKPVADRLAHALVHGVAEFVEEDVEEARKSTKRPLDVIEGPLMDGMNVVGDLFGAGKMFLPQVVKSARVMKKAVAYLLPFIEAEKGGQRKSHGRVLMATVKGDVHDIGKNIVGVVLGCNNYEVIDMGVMVPAEKILETARRENVDVIGLSGLITPSLDEMVHVAKEMEREGFNIPLLIGGATTSRVHTAVKIDENYSGPVVHVLDASRSVTVVENLTNPQQKENAAARFREEYNELREQYKKRETAKDIITLDQARQNREDLFAEGHQPVKPALLGTEVLEDIPLDVLRKYIDWTPFFATWELSGKYPAILKDPVVGNEARKLLDDANGMLDMIIAEKWLTAKAVVGIWPAAAKGDDVVLYTDETRKEKLATLYFLRQQTKKATGQPSKSLADLVAPEGNNQTDYVGAFAVTAGLNIEPHLKAFEKEHDDYRSILLKALADRLAEACAEYMHEQVRKKYWGYANGEQLSNEELIKEAYKGIRPAAGYPACPDHTEKATIFNLLDAENRIGVKLTDSFAMYPAASVSGCYFSHPESRYFGLGKIGKDQVEDYAARKGWPVADVERWLSPNLNYTP; translated from the coding sequence ATGAGCTTGCATCCTGATTACAAAGGAACTTACCAGTACAAATGGCAAAACATTCCATATCTCACGCTGAGTGGAATGGAGGCCGTGACCATCACCCCGCAATCCAACTTTGTGAATGTGGGTGAACGCACCAACGTGACCGGTTCCCGGAAATTTCTCCGGCTCATCCAGGAGAACAACTACGAAGCGGCACTTGAAGTAGCACGTGAACAGGTGGAAGGCGGTGCCCAGGTGATTGACATCAACATGGATGAAGGCATGATTGATGGCGTGAAAGCCATGGTGCGCTTTCTGAACCTGGTGGCTGCGGAACCCGACATCGCCCGTGTGCCCGTGATGCTGGATTCCTCCCGCTGGGAAATCATCGAGGCCGGCCTGCAATGTTTGCAGGGGAAAGGCATCGTAAACTCTATCTCCCTGAAGGAAGGTGAAGATAAGTTCAAACAACAGGCCCGCATCATCCGTCGCTACGGAGCTGCAGTCATTGTCATGGCCTTCGATGAAAAAGGGCAGGCCGACTCATACGAACGCAGGGTAGAAATCTGTGAACGGTCGTACCGCATCCTCGTGGATGAAGTAGGATTTCCGCCACAAGACGTCATTTTCGATCCCAACATTTTTCCGGTGGCTACCGGCATGGAAGAACATCGCCGCAATGCGCTCGACTTCTTTCAGGCCACCCGGTGGATCAGGGAAAACCTGCCCGGTGCACATGTCAGCGGAGGGGTGAGCAACGTATCTTTTTCTTTCCGCGGCAACGATACCGTGAGAGAAGCCATGCATTCCGCTTTTCTTTACCACGCCATCCGGGAAGGCATGGACATGGGCATTGTGAACCCGAGCATGCTGATGGTGTATGACGATATACCCAGAGACTTGCTGGAAAAAGTGGAAGATGTGCTGCTGGATCGCCGGGAGGATGCAACCGAACGCCTGCTGGAATTTGCCGAAACCGTTAAGAATGATGGTGCCCGCAAACAGGAAAAGGATTTGTCGTGGCGCGAGAAACCCGTGGCCGATCGCCTGGCGCATGCGCTGGTACATGGTGTGGCGGAGTTTGTGGAAGAAGACGTGGAAGAGGCAAGGAAATCCACCAAACGCCCGCTGGATGTGATCGAAGGGCCATTGATGGACGGCATGAATGTGGTCGGCGACCTTTTCGGCGCCGGTAAAATGTTTTTGCCGCAAGTGGTCAAGAGCGCCCGTGTGATGAAGAAAGCGGTGGCATACCTGCTGCCTTTCATCGAAGCGGAAAAAGGCGGTCAAAGGAAGTCTCACGGCCGCGTGTTGATGGCGACGGTCAAGGGCGATGTGCATGATATCGGGAAGAACATCGTGGGTGTTGTGCTTGGCTGCAACAATTACGAGGTCATCGATATGGGTGTGATGGTACCCGCAGAGAAAATCCTCGAAACCGCCCGCAGGGAAAATGTGGATGTGATCGGCCTGAGCGGTTTGATTACACCTTCCCTGGACGAGATGGTGCATGTGGCGAAGGAAATGGAACGCGAAGGATTCAACATCCCGTTGCTGATAGGAGGCGCCACCACTTCAAGGGTGCACACCGCTGTGAAGATTGACGAGAATTACAGCGGCCCGGTCGTACACGTACTGGACGCTTCCCGATCGGTAACCGTGGTGGAAAACCTGACAAATCCCCAACAAAAGGAAAATGCGGCGGCCCGCTTCAGAGAAGAATACAATGAACTGCGGGAGCAGTACAAAAAAAGGGAAACGGCCAAAGACATCATCACGCTGGACCAGGCACGACAGAATCGGGAAGATCTGTTTGCTGAGGGTCATCAACCTGTGAAACCCGCACTTCTCGGAACGGAAGTGTTGGAAGATATTCCGCTGGATGTGCTTCGTAAGTACATCGACTGGACCCCGTTTTTCGCCACATGGGAATTGAGCGGAAAATACCCTGCCATTCTTAAAGATCCCGTAGTAGGCAACGAAGCCAGGAAGCTGCTGGATGATGCGAACGGGATGCTGGATATGATCATTGCCGAGAAATGGCTGACGGCCAAGGCCGTTGTCGGCATATGGCCCGCTGCAGCGAAAGGAGATGATGTGGTGCTGTACACAGATGAGACCCGTAAGGAGAAATTGGCCACACTGTATTTCCTGAGGCAGCAAACGAAAAAGGCAACCGGCCAACCCAGCAAAAGCCTGGCGGATCTGGTGGCTCCTGAGGGCAACAACCAGACCGACTATGTGGGAGCTTTTGCCGTAACGGCCGGACTGAACATTGAGCCGCACCTGAAGGCATTCGAAAAAGAACATGATGATTACAGGTCGATCTTGCTCAAAGCGTTGGCCGATCGCCTGGCGGAAGCATGCGCGGAATACATGCACGAACAGGTGAGGAAGAAATACTGGGGGTATGCTAACGGTGAGCAACTCAGCAATGAAGAACTCATCAAAGAAGCCTACAAGGGCATACGCCCTGCGGCCGGATATCCTGCATGCCCGGATCACACCGAGAAAGCCACCATATTCAATTTGCTGGATGCCGAAAACCGGATTGGTGTGAAACTGACCGATAGCTTTGCAATGTACCCTGCGGCCTCGGTAAGCGGGTGCTACTTCTCACATCCGGAAAGCCGGTACTTCGGATTGGGCAAGATCGGCAAAGACCAGGTGGAGGACTACGCCGCTCGAAAAGGCTGGCCCGTGGCGGATGTGGAGCGCTGGTTGTCGCCCAACCTCAACTATACGCCGTAA
- a CDS encoding GDP-L-fucose synthase, with protein MNKDGRIFVAGHRGMVGSAIVRKLKAEGYENLVLKTSSEVDLRNQQAVADFFASESIEYVFLAAAKVGGIHANDTYSADFIYDNLMIEANVIHESHRNQVKKLLFLGSSCIYPKMAPQPIPEDALLTGPLEYTNEAYAIAKIAGLKMCDAYRKQYGSHFISAMPTNLYGPNDNYDLQNSHVMPALLRKFHEAKINGKKQVTVWGSGTPKREFLHVDDLAEACLFLMDRFDEAGFVNVGTGEDVSIKDLALMIKDIVGFKGELIFDTSKPDGTPRKLMDVSKAHKLGWKHRIPLEEGIKSVYQLISNGEVALP; from the coding sequence ATGAATAAGGACGGCCGCATATTTGTTGCCGGCCATCGTGGAATGGTGGGCTCGGCCATCGTTAGAAAGTTGAAAGCCGAAGGGTATGAAAACCTGGTACTGAAAACGTCTTCCGAGGTCGATCTTCGCAACCAACAGGCGGTAGCTGATTTCTTCGCGTCGGAGTCCATTGAATACGTCTTCCTGGCTGCTGCCAAAGTAGGAGGCATCCATGCCAACGATACGTATAGCGCCGATTTTATTTATGATAACCTGATGATCGAGGCAAACGTGATACACGAAAGCCACCGCAATCAGGTAAAGAAACTATTGTTTCTGGGTTCTTCCTGCATCTATCCCAAAATGGCACCACAGCCCATTCCCGAAGACGCGTTGTTGACAGGCCCGCTGGAATACACCAACGAGGCCTATGCCATCGCTAAGATTGCAGGACTGAAGATGTGTGACGCGTATCGCAAACAATACGGTTCGCACTTCATCAGTGCCATGCCCACCAACCTGTATGGTCCGAACGACAACTACGACCTGCAGAATTCACACGTGATGCCGGCGTTGCTGCGCAAGTTTCATGAAGCCAAGATCAATGGTAAGAAACAGGTGACGGTGTGGGGAAGCGGTACCCCCAAACGTGAATTCCTTCATGTGGATGACCTGGCCGAAGCATGCCTGTTCCTGATGGATCGCTTTGATGAAGCCGGATTCGTGAACGTTGGCACCGGTGAAGATGTCTCGATCAAAGACCTGGCGCTTATGATCAAGGATATCGTTGGTTTTAAAGGAGAATTGATTTTCGATACATCCAAACCCGACGGCACGCCGAGAAAATTGATGGATGTGTCAAAAGCGCATAAGCTTGGATGGAAACATCGCATACCTCTGGAGGAGGGTATCAAAAGTGTTTACCAACTGATCAGCAATGGGGAAGTCGCGCTTCCGTAG
- a CDS encoding cytochrome c oxidase subunit 3, whose protein sequence is MIATSMENQEQSYKLHPKKALLWLSIVSMVMIFAGLTSAMVVSDKPGWFSFAFPSTLWYSTATLILSSLTMSRALSAAKKSNFSATVTYVVATLILGLAFAGLQWESWVILVKNNVFFSGNDASASFLYVLMGLHLLHLVGGLGALLVTWMQARRKSYYAGHTLGLELTAIFWHFLDGLWIYLFLFLLYMR, encoded by the coding sequence ATGATCGCAACTAGCATGGAAAACCAGGAACAATCATACAAGCTGCACCCCAAGAAGGCGTTGCTGTGGTTGTCCATTGTCAGCATGGTGATGATTTTTGCAGGCCTCACCAGTGCGATGGTGGTGAGTGACAAACCGGGTTGGTTCTCATTTGCTTTCCCTTCCACGTTGTGGTATTCCACCGCCACGCTGATCCTGAGCAGCCTTACCATGTCGCGGGCATTGTCCGCAGCCAAAAAGAGCAACTTCTCCGCCACGGTCACTTACGTGGTGGCCACCCTGATTCTCGGCCTGGCCTTCGCCGGGTTGCAATGGGAGTCCTGGGTGATATTGGTAAAGAACAATGTCTTTTTCTCAGGCAATGACGCCTCTGCATCCTTTCTGTATGTGCTGATGGGTTTGCACCTGTTGCACCTTGTGGGAGGCCTGGGTGCATTGCTGGTGACCTGGATGCAAGCACGCAGAAAATCGTATTACGCCGGGCATACGCTCGGTTTGGAATTGACAGCCATCTTTTGGCATTTTCTGGATGGTTTGTGGATTTATTTATTTTTGTTTTTACTTTACATGCGCTAA
- the cyoE gene encoding protoheme IX farnesyltransferase codes for MKDNTTLALGSVSPTVARPWAERMKDYLQFMKIRLSLTVVFSAAAGFLLASEDIDPVRLVLLLVGGFLVTGASNGFNQVMERRSDALMTRTSNRPLPQNRMMVWEGLMLASAMALIGVGILWIWIGALCGALGAVALALYTLAYTPMKSRSPLAVFVGAFPGAIPPLLGWIAATGHLGLGAWLLFGIQFIWQFPHFWAIAWVLDDDYRKAGFMLLPSLAGRSKQSSFQIMVYTIGLLPISLLPYMFGVTGQISAVIVGLTGVLFVMQAVRLHITGMDKAATQLMFGSFLYLPVVQIALILDKI; via the coding sequence ATGAAGGATAATACCACCCTGGCATTGGGTTCTGTTTCCCCCACGGTGGCGAGGCCCTGGGCGGAAAGAATGAAGGACTATCTCCAGTTCATGAAGATCAGGCTGTCGCTGACGGTGGTGTTTTCTGCGGCGGCGGGTTTCCTGTTGGCGTCGGAAGACATTGACCCGGTTCGCCTGGTGCTCCTGTTGGTGGGTGGTTTCCTGGTGACGGGTGCATCCAATGGATTTAACCAGGTGATGGAGCGTCGCTCGGATGCCCTCATGACCCGGACTTCAAACCGTCCGTTGCCACAAAACCGGATGATGGTGTGGGAAGGCCTGATGCTGGCATCTGCGATGGCATTGATCGGTGTCGGTATCTTGTGGATATGGATTGGCGCGCTGTGTGGTGCATTGGGTGCCGTGGCCCTTGCACTGTATACGTTGGCCTATACCCCCATGAAAAGCCGTTCGCCCCTCGCAGTGTTTGTGGGTGCGTTTCCGGGTGCCATTCCACCGCTATTAGGCTGGATTGCAGCAACCGGTCATCTCGGCCTGGGTGCCTGGTTGTTGTTCGGTATCCAGTTTATCTGGCAGTTCCCGCATTTCTGGGCAATCGCCTGGGTGCTTGATGACGATTACCGCAAAGCAGGTTTCATGTTGCTGCCTTCACTGGCCGGCAGAAGCAAGCAAAGCTCCTTTCAGATCATGGTGTATACCATCGGTCTGTTGCCTATCAGCCTGTTGCCTTACATGTTCGGTGTGACCGGACAAATATCTGCGGTTATAGTGGGGCTGACCGGCGTGTTGTTTGTAATGCAGGCGGTTCGTTTGCATATCACCGGTATGGACAAGGCTGCAACGCAACTGATGTTCGGATCATTCCTTTACCTGCCCGTGGTGCAGATCGCCCTTATCCTTGATAAAATATGA
- a CDS encoding SCO family protein — MLVVFSGFVFYFLFLHNRVHLAPLPYIGPRLGTEVNPETGEADTIYHTIPDFKLVNERGDTVTGKDVFGHIYVADFFYATCRSICPVMTHQMKRVQDAYAKDEDVRMLSHTVDPANDSVGALKVYAELHEAIPGKWQFLTGPKKDLYKLAMEGYFMNALEGSTPEDPFIHDNHFVLVDKERHIRGIYDGTDSVEVSRLIDEIRVLEKFYQSPEQE; from the coding sequence ATGCTGGTCGTATTCAGTGGTTTTGTATTCTATTTCCTGTTTCTTCATAACCGCGTGCACCTGGCACCATTGCCTTACATCGGACCCAGGCTGGGCACGGAAGTGAACCCCGAAACCGGCGAAGCCGACACCATCTACCATACCATACCCGATTTCAAACTCGTCAATGAACGTGGTGATACGGTTACCGGAAAGGATGTATTCGGCCATATTTATGTCGCCGATTTCTTTTATGCCACCTGTCGCAGCATCTGTCCGGTGATGACCCACCAGATGAAACGCGTGCAGGATGCCTATGCGAAAGATGAAGATGTAAGGATGTTGTCACATACCGTGGATCCTGCCAACGATTCGGTAGGGGCATTGAAAGTGTACGCGGAATTGCATGAGGCCATACCAGGCAAATGGCAATTCCTGACCGGTCCGAAGAAAGACCTGTACAAGCTTGCCATGGAAGGGTATTTTATGAATGCGCTGGAAGGCAGTACACCGGAGGATCCGTTCATCCACGACAATCATTTCGTGCTGGTCGACAAAGAAAGGCACATCCGTGGGATTTATGACGGCACCGACTCGGTTGAGGTCAGCAGGTTGATCGATGAGATCCGCGTACTTGAAAAGTTTTACCAATCACCGGAACAAGAATGA
- a CDS encoding homocysteine S-methyltransferase family protein yields MHTKLRNEMEKRILVLDGAMGTMIQQYKLTEEDYRGDRFKDHPHPLKGDNDLLALTRPDVLKEIHDAYFAAGADIAETNTFSATTIAQADYHLESAVDDINLESARIARQAADEWTAKEPHKPRFVAGSIGPTNRTASISPDVNDPGFRAVTFAELKTAYRQQAEALAKGGVDAFLVETIFDTLNAKAALMAISEFKDEHPEYAHIEVMISGTITDASGRTLSGQTTEAFLASVLHARPLSVGLNCALGAKQLYPYLQVLGHQAPCAVSAHPNAGLPNEFGAYDQTPAQMAEQVKVFLDQGLINIIGGCCGTTPGHIHALAELAATYSPRKSNEIAHELAS; encoded by the coding sequence ATGCATACGAAACTCAGAAACGAAATGGAAAAACGCATCCTGGTGCTTGACGGTGCCATGGGAACGATGATCCAGCAATATAAACTTACCGAGGAAGACTACAGAGGTGATCGGTTCAAAGACCATCCCCATCCGTTGAAGGGTGACAACGACCTGTTGGCGCTCACCAGGCCGGATGTGTTGAAGGAAATCCACGACGCCTACTTTGCTGCGGGCGCCGACATCGCTGAAACCAATACATTCTCGGCCACCACCATCGCGCAGGCCGATTATCACCTGGAATCAGCGGTGGATGACATCAACCTGGAATCTGCCAGAATCGCCCGACAGGCAGCGGATGAATGGACCGCCAAGGAACCTCATAAACCCAGGTTCGTAGCCGGGTCCATCGGTCCCACCAACCGCACGGCATCCATCTCTCCCGATGTGAATGATCCCGGCTTCCGTGCCGTGACGTTTGCCGAACTGAAAACCGCGTATCGTCAGCAGGCGGAGGCCCTGGCCAAAGGTGGAGTGGATGCATTCCTCGTGGAAACAATTTTTGATACGCTCAATGCCAAAGCGGCCCTGATGGCCATTTCCGAGTTCAAAGATGAACACCCGGAATATGCCCACATTGAAGTCATGATTTCCGGTACCATCACCGACGCATCCGGCAGAACCCTTTCCGGACAAACCACGGAAGCATTCCTGGCGTCGGTGCTCCATGCCCGCCCACTCAGTGTCGGATTGAATTGTGCACTGGGCGCCAAACAACTGTATCCCTACCTCCAGGTGTTGGGTCACCAGGCACCCTGCGCAGTGAGTGCACATCCGAATGCCGGCCTGCCCAATGAATTCGGTGCATATGATCAGACACCGGCGCAGATGGCTGAGCAGGTGAAAGTGTTCCTGGATCAGGGACTGATCAACATCATCGGTGGCTGTTGCGGCACCACACCCGGTCATATTCACGCACTTGCAGAACTGGCCGCTACCTATTCCCCAAGAAAGTCAAATGAAATTGCACATGAGCTTGCATCCTGA
- a CDS encoding DUF420 domain-containing protein, with protein MSTLQPTGATTSADKKIWIGILALSVVVFGLVAYLNTLSPAKTLPDWATRLPLLNATLNGTCSILLVLSLAAIRRGKVGIHKLCNITAFVLSAVFLLSYVTYHAFGVETKFPEDNPLRPVYLVILTSHIVLAGGVLPFILMTFFRGLKRQDAKHRKLARWTWPLWFYVTVTGVLVYIFISPYYPF; from the coding sequence ATGAGCACATTGCAACCCACAGGCGCAACAACTTCTGCAGACAAAAAAATATGGATCGGGATACTTGCCTTATCCGTGGTGGTATTCGGTCTGGTGGCCTACCTCAATACCCTGTCGCCGGCCAAAACACTGCCCGACTGGGCCACGCGACTACCTTTGCTCAATGCCACACTGAACGGCACCTGCAGCATCCTGCTGGTGCTGTCACTGGCCGCCATTCGCCGGGGAAAAGTTGGCATACACAAACTGTGCAACATCACCGCATTCGTGCTGTCTGCCGTGTTCCTGCTTTCGTATGTCACCTACCATGCCTTCGGAGTGGAAACCAAATTTCCCGAAGACAATCCACTGAGGCCGGTTTACCTGGTTATTCTTACCTCACATATTGTGCTGGCAGGGGGTGTGCTGCCCTTCATTCTCATGACATTTTTTAGAGGATTGAAACGCCAGGACGCCAAGCACCGCAAACTTGCCAGATGGACATGGCCGTTGTGGTTCTACGTAACTGTAACAGGTGTTCTGGTGTACATCTTTATCTCTCCGTATTACCCATTCTGA
- a CDS encoding undecaprenyl/decaprenyl-phosphate alpha-N-acetylglucosaminyl 1-phosphate transferase, with protein sequence MDTVIFSFVTSFIVVLFATPPLITVAKMKNLVDEPNDERKLHKSRIPTIGGIIIFAAALFAFALWFPAGKIDTYKELLESTNDLKYIVATIILLFFIGIKDDIIGTAPMKKLIAHIIVGLVLVLMANVRLTSMYGLFGVYELPDWASIILSLFTYIVIVNAFNLIDGVDGLAAGVGFIVCLSFGIWFFLVGDQVLTALSFSLGGALLGFLIFNFYPAKIFMGDSGSLTIGLIVSILAIKLIEYDTSTLQTSFAMISKPVFVIAVLMYPLFDTLRIFIYRAINGNSPFAADKNHIHHRLIDTGLTQRQTTLLIYIVNVCLIFVAIFMAGLDPSVALILLAVVAAALVFVPLLLRKRSVKFPKPQAS encoded by the coding sequence ATGGATACTGTCATCTTTAGTTTTGTAACCTCCTTTATTGTCGTACTGTTTGCCACCCCTCCGCTGATCACTGTGGCTAAAATGAAGAACCTCGTTGATGAACCCAATGACGAGCGAAAGTTGCACAAGAGCCGCATCCCCACCATTGGAGGCATCATCATATTCGCAGCCGCCCTTTTTGCATTTGCGTTGTGGTTCCCTGCCGGAAAAATAGACACCTATAAAGAACTGCTGGAATCCACCAACGACCTGAAGTACATAGTAGCCACCATTATCCTGCTGTTCTTCATCGGTATCAAGGATGACATCATCGGAACCGCACCTATGAAGAAACTGATCGCCCACATCATTGTGGGTTTGGTATTGGTGCTGATGGCCAACGTGCGACTGACCAGTATGTATGGCTTATTTGGCGTGTACGAACTGCCGGACTGGGCAAGCATCATCCTATCATTGTTCACGTACATTGTCATTGTGAATGCCTTCAATCTGATTGACGGCGTAGACGGCTTGGCAGCCGGGGTAGGTTTCATCGTTTGCCTCTCATTCGGCATCTGGTTTTTCCTTGTAGGCGACCAGGTATTGACCGCACTTTCTTTTTCACTGGGAGGTGCGCTGCTGGGATTCCTTATCTTCAATTTCTACCCGGCCAAGATCTTCATGGGTGATTCGGGTTCACTGACCATCGGCCTGATTGTTTCCATCCTGGCCATCAAGCTGATTGAATATGACACAAGTACATTGCAGACCAGCTTTGCCATGATCTCGAAACCTGTATTCGTGATTGCAGTGCTGATGTATCCTTTGTTTGACACCCTGCGGATTTTCATCTACCGGGCCATCAACGGAAATTCACCGTTCGCGGCCGACAAGAACCACATCCATCACAGGTTGATTGATACGGGTCTGACCCAACGTCAGACCACGCTGCTTATCTACATTGTGAACGTATGCCTGATCTTTGTTGCCATTTTTATGGCTGGCCTGGATCCCAGTGTGGCGCTGATTCTGTTGGCGGTTGTTGCGGCAGCATTGGTTTTTGTGCCGCTTCTCCTGAGAAAGCGCTCTGTTAAGTTTCCCAAACCCCAGGCTTCCTGA